The Streptomyces sp. NL15-2K genome contains a region encoding:
- a CDS encoding carbonic anhydrase, translating into MKALLDRARTFTQRAEFESGEYRKLAEGQYPEALFITCSDSRVIPALITGARPGEIFELRNAGNIVPAYGQHGTSGEAATVEYALEVLGVQDIVVCGHSHCGAMGALRSGDDLTALPGVDAWLRLARPQLAPVLTGECDDPSMPDVAQRNVVNQLAALRSYPVVRQRLDTGRLRLHGWYYEVDTGRLHELDEDGRFRVHAG; encoded by the coding sequence TTGAAGGCATTACTGGACCGTGCCCGTACGTTCACACAGCGGGCCGAATTCGAGAGCGGCGAATACCGGAAACTGGCCGAGGGGCAATATCCCGAGGCGCTCTTCATCACCTGCTCGGACTCCCGGGTCATACCTGCCCTTATTACGGGCGCCCGGCCCGGAGAGATATTCGAGCTGCGGAACGCCGGCAATATCGTCCCGGCATATGGACAACACGGGACCTCCGGCGAGGCCGCCACCGTCGAGTACGCACTGGAGGTGCTCGGTGTTCAGGACATCGTGGTGTGCGGTCACTCACACTGCGGGGCGATGGGCGCGCTGCGGTCCGGCGACGACCTGACCGCGCTGCCGGGCGTGGACGCCTGGCTCCGGCTGGCCCGGCCGCAGCTGGCGCCCGTGCTCACCGGTGAGTGCGACGATCCGTCGATGCCCGACGTGGCCCAGCGCAACGTCGTCAACCAGCTCGCCGCGCTGCGGAGTTACCCCGTGGTGCGGCAGCGGCTGGACACGGGCCGGCTGCGGCTGCACGGCTGGTACTACGAGGTCGACACCGGCCGGCTGCACGAGCTGGACGAGGACGGCCGCTTCCGGGTGCACGCCGGATGA
- a CDS encoding excalibur calcium-binding domain-containing protein, translated as MHLFRNSAAAAVAALALAALPATAEAHDGNHPFENCTEAYENGYSNIAEGDEHYGDHLDRDGDGIGCDNPPAGFVPAEDEAEDDSAGSGEATETKTPEGQDNTDLAATGGDNTTPYLAAGGTAVLLAGGGLLLAARRRRTSH; from the coding sequence GTGCACCTGTTCCGCAATTCCGCCGCCGCGGCCGTCGCCGCGCTCGCGCTGGCCGCCCTGCCGGCCACCGCCGAGGCCCATGACGGCAACCACCCGTTCGAGAACTGCACCGAGGCGTACGAGAACGGGTACTCCAACATCGCCGAGGGCGACGAGCACTACGGCGACCACCTCGACCGCGACGGGGACGGCATCGGCTGCGACAACCCGCCCGCCGGCTTCGTCCCGGCCGAGGACGAGGCCGAGGACGACAGCGCCGGAAGCGGCGAGGCCACCGAGACCAAAACACCCGAGGGGCAGGACAACACCGACCTGGCCGCGACCGGAGGCGACAACACCACGCCGTACCTCGCGGCCGGCGGGACGGCCGTACTGCTCGCCGGTGGCGGCCTGCTCCTGGCCGCTCGCAGACGTCGCACGTCCCACTGA
- a CDS encoding TIGR03668 family PPOX class F420-dependent oxidoreductase, with the protein MRLSPFAAQQRFVAAPVARLATADAHGVPHAVPVTFVVQDDVLYFAIDHKPKSTWDLRRLRNIRENPSVTVLVDHYDEDWSTLWWSRADGRGEVLEDGPERQRAVELLCGKYDQYDQYKDSPPRGPVVAVRVERWSGWAFT; encoded by the coding sequence ATGAGGCTCTCGCCCTTCGCCGCCCAGCAACGTTTCGTCGCAGCGCCCGTCGCCCGGCTGGCGACAGCCGACGCCCACGGCGTGCCCCACGCGGTGCCGGTCACCTTCGTCGTCCAGGACGACGTCCTGTACTTCGCGATCGACCACAAGCCCAAGAGCACCTGGGATCTGCGGCGGTTGCGCAACATCCGGGAGAACCCCTCGGTGACGGTTCTGGTGGACCACTACGACGAGGACTGGTCCACGCTGTGGTGGTCCCGCGCCGACGGACGCGGGGAAGTTCTCGAGGACGGGCCGGAACGACAACGTGCGGTCGAGTTGCTGTGCGGCAAGTACGACCAGTACGACCAGTACAAGGACTCCCCTCCCAGAGGTCCTGTGGTCGCCGTTCGGGTCGAGCGGTGGAGCGGCTGGGCCTTCACATAG
- a CDS encoding MOSC N-terminal beta barrel domain-containing protein yields the protein MADVVDLICYPIKGCAGTSMSDALLTPAGLAHDRSFMVISEDGVYRTQRRHPRLALIRPAVSTDGSRLTLDSTDTTGRYGTVRLDVTTSAPRRDVDLFGAAFQGIDQGDEAAAWLSEVLGTPSRLVRVPPEHDRVADGLTPGPSGYADSSAVHLLSRSSLTLLNRRMAERGAPPLPMNRFRPNIVVDSGGWAAVPHAEDRARGIGIGGAELGYAKLAVRCAVTLVDQKAGARQGREPLRTLASYRRAVSGGVVFGAKFSVVRPGKLSVGDEVVVQEWGDAEPLAM from the coding sequence ATGGCCGACGTCGTAGATCTGATCTGCTACCCCATCAAGGGATGCGCGGGCACGTCGATGAGCGATGCGCTCCTCACACCGGCGGGACTCGCGCACGACCGCAGCTTCATGGTCATCAGCGAAGACGGGGTCTACCGCACCCAGCGCCGCCATCCCCGCCTCGCCCTGATCCGACCCGCGGTCAGCACCGACGGCAGCCGGCTCACGCTCGACTCGACCGACACGACGGGCCGTTACGGCACGGTGCGCCTCGACGTCACCACGTCCGCGCCGCGACGCGATGTCGATCTGTTCGGCGCCGCCTTCCAGGGGATTGACCAGGGCGACGAAGCCGCCGCCTGGCTGTCGGAGGTCCTCGGCACCCCCAGCCGCCTGGTCCGCGTGCCCCCGGAGCACGACCGGGTCGCCGACGGCTTGACGCCCGGCCCCTCCGGCTACGCCGACAGCAGCGCGGTACACCTGCTGTCCCGGTCCTCCCTCACCCTCCTCAACCGACGGATGGCCGAGCGTGGCGCCCCGCCCCTGCCGATGAACCGCTTCCGCCCGAACATCGTCGTCGACAGCGGCGGCTGGGCGGCCGTACCGCACGCCGAGGACCGCGCGCGCGGCATCGGGATCGGCGGGGCCGAACTGGGTTATGCCAAGCTCGCGGTGCGCTGCGCGGTCACCCTGGTCGACCAGAAGGCCGGAGCGCGGCAGGGGCGGGAGCCGCTGCGTACGCTCGCAAGTTACCGGCGAGCGGTCAGCGGAGGCGTGGTGTTCGGCGCGAAGTTCTCCGTGGTGCGGCCGGGCAAGCTGTCTGTCGGCGACGAGGTGGTCGTCCAGGAGTGGGGCGACGCCGAACCGTTGGCTATGTGA
- a CDS encoding MazG-like family protein, with amino-acid sequence MDTTAWKTTADLAAFFDQAAADLPAAQQRLLQVLKIGEEFGEAAQAFIGATGTNPRKGTSHTWDDVTAEVCDVIVTSMVTLHRLGVPDPAAVFTEHLKRAAARTFAAREA; translated from the coding sequence GTGGACACGACCGCGTGGAAGACCACGGCCGACCTCGCCGCGTTCTTCGACCAGGCCGCTGCGGATCTGCCCGCCGCACAGCAGCGACTGCTCCAAGTACTGAAGATCGGGGAGGAGTTCGGCGAGGCCGCCCAGGCCTTCATCGGGGCGACGGGCACGAACCCGCGGAAGGGAACGAGCCACACCTGGGACGACGTGACGGCCGAGGTCTGCGACGTGATCGTCACCTCGATGGTGACGCTGCACCGACTCGGCGTTCCCGACCCCGCGGCCGTGTTCACCGAGCACCTGAAGCGGGCCGCGGCCCGCACCTTCGCCGCTCGGGAGGCCTGA
- a CDS encoding response regulator transcription factor, with translation MGLRVLLIEDDETIAEPLTEGLGHFGLAVDHVTTGAEGLRAPYGDVVLLDLGLPDMDGIDVCRGIRQISDVPILILSARGEEADRVLGLELGADDYLAKPFSVRELVARVRAVTRRTQRTQAVPEPVHRTYAVPESAAPPLSYDTPPEPSYAAQPAPPYETAPPYETGTRETGPYETGGRETGPYEPGAPEPGPLVVDRRTRQVWVGGETVALTPKEFELLALLAEDPGAVCSRQQILDRVWDPHYEGPTKTLDVHVAALRRKLGHPAWIQTLRGVGFRLAVHTRPDART, from the coding sequence ATGGGCCTACGAGTGCTGCTCATCGAGGACGACGAGACGATCGCCGAACCGCTCACCGAGGGACTGGGGCACTTCGGACTGGCGGTGGATCACGTGACCACCGGCGCCGAGGGCCTGAGAGCGCCGTACGGCGATGTCGTCCTGCTCGACCTGGGGCTGCCGGACATGGACGGCATCGACGTCTGCCGGGGCATCCGGCAGATCTCCGACGTGCCGATCCTCATCCTGAGCGCGCGCGGGGAGGAGGCCGACCGGGTGCTGGGGCTGGAGCTCGGCGCCGACGACTATCTGGCGAAACCGTTCAGCGTACGGGAGTTGGTGGCGCGGGTGCGGGCGGTGACCCGGCGGACGCAGCGCACCCAGGCGGTCCCGGAGCCGGTCCACCGCACCTACGCGGTACCGGAGTCGGCCGCACCGCCGCTGTCGTACGACACCCCGCCCGAGCCGTCGTACGCGGCTCAGCCCGCACCGCCGTACGAGACGGCGCCGCCGTACGAGACGGGAACCCGCGAAACCGGACCGTACGAGACCGGAGGGCGCGAAACCGGACCGTACGAGCCCGGAGCCCCGGAACCCGGCCCCCTCGTCGTCGACCGCCGCACCCGTCAGGTCTGGGTCGGCGGGGAGACCGTCGCGCTCACGCCCAAGGAGTTCGAGCTGCTCGCCCTGCTCGCCGAGGATCCGGGCGCGGTCTGCTCCCGGCAGCAGATCCTGGACCGGGTCTGGGACCCGCACTACGAGGGCCCGACCAAGACCCTGGACGTCCATGTGGCCGCCCTGCGGCGGAAGTTGGGGCATCCGGCGTGGATCCAGACCCTGCGCGGCGTCGGCTTCCGGCTGGCGGTGCACACCCGTCCGGACGCGCGGACATGA
- a CDS encoding alkaline phosphatase PhoX yields the protein MERRTLLRAAVLGGSTAVLGGTLWRGAAYAAPAQPGASPYGSLGAPDANGIRLPSGFTSRVIARSGQTVTGTSYTWHNAPDGGACYADGTGWIYVSNSEINPSGGASAVKFSSTGAITSAYRVLSNTRQNCAGGKTPWNTWLSCEEVSLGYVYETDPWGVNAAVRRDAMGRFKHEAAAADPVRKVIYLTEDESNGRFYRFVPTTWGNLSSGTLQVMVAGSATSGSFSWANVPDPDGSPTTTRTQVSASKSFNGGEGCHYADDTVWFTTKGDNRVWQLNLTNNTYELAYDDSLVSSGTAPLTGVDNITGSASGDLFVAEDGGNMEICVITPADVIAPFLRIDGQSSSEITGPAFSPDGTRLYFSSQRGTSGSSSGGITYEVRGPFRS from the coding sequence GTGGAACGTCGTACCCTTCTGCGTGCGGCCGTCCTCGGCGGCTCGACGGCCGTCCTCGGCGGAACCCTGTGGCGCGGCGCCGCGTACGCCGCACCGGCCCAGCCCGGCGCGAGCCCGTACGGGTCGCTCGGCGCACCTGACGCCAACGGCATCCGACTCCCCAGCGGCTTCACCAGTCGCGTGATCGCCCGTTCCGGCCAGACGGTCACCGGAACGTCGTACACCTGGCACAACGCCCCCGACGGCGGCGCGTGCTACGCCGACGGCACCGGCTGGATCTACGTGTCCAACTCGGAGATCAACCCGAGCGGCGGCGCGAGCGCCGTGAAGTTCTCGTCGACCGGCGCGATCACGTCGGCGTACCGCGTCCTGTCCAACACCCGGCAGAACTGCGCGGGCGGCAAGACCCCGTGGAACACCTGGCTGTCCTGCGAGGAGGTGTCCCTCGGCTACGTCTACGAGACGGACCCGTGGGGCGTGAACGCGGCCGTGCGCCGGGACGCTATGGGCCGTTTCAAGCACGAGGCGGCAGCCGCGGACCCGGTGCGCAAGGTGATCTACCTGACCGAGGACGAGTCGAACGGCCGCTTCTACCGCTTCGTGCCGACGACCTGGGGCAACCTGTCCTCCGGCACCCTCCAGGTCATGGTCGCGGGCTCCGCCACCTCCGGCTCCTTCAGCTGGGCGAACGTACCCGACCCGGACGGCTCCCCCACCACCACCCGCACCCAGGTCTCCGCCTCGAAGTCCTTCAACGGCGGCGAGGGCTGCCACTACGCCGATGACACGGTCTGGTTCACCACGAAGGGCGACAACCGCGTCTGGCAGCTCAACCTGACCAACAACACCTACGAGCTGGCCTACGACGACTCCCTCGTCTCCTCCGGCACGGCCCCCCTCACCGGCGTCGACAACATCACCGGCTCCGCCTCCGGCGACCTCTTCGTCGCGGAGGACGGCGGCAACATGGAGATCTGCGTGATCACCCCGGCCGACGTGATCGCCCCCTTCCTCCGCATCGACGGCCAGTCGAGCTCGGAGATCACGGGCCCGGCGTTCTCCCCGGACGGCACGCGGCTGTACTTCTCGAGCCAGCGCGGGACGAGCGGGAGTTCGTCGGGCGGCATCACGTACGAGGTGAGGGGCCCGTTCCGGTCGTAA
- the rph gene encoding rifamycin-inactivating phosphotransferase, with translation MIERYVLDLQDVDETQVAVVGGKGAHLGGLSRIEGIRVPGGFCVTTDAFRRIMAESPSLDDRLDQLSRSNPDDREAIRTLSAQIRRTIEGIAIPADLAAAITRALARLGEQAAYAVRSSATAEDLPTASFAGQQDTYLNVVGPTAILQHVSRCWASLFTERAVTYRQRNGIDHRTVRMAVVVQQMVVPHAAGILFTADPVTGNRKVATVDAGFGLGEALVSGLVNPDVFKVRHGEVVAKAIAAEQRAVHALPAGGTGEVAIDSQRQEQPALTDAQVVRLVRLGRRIEAHFGRPQDIEWCLVDDGFQIVQSRPITTLFPIPETGDQENHVYVSVGHQQMMTDPMKPLGISVWQLTAMAPMHEAGGRLFVDVTRRLASPASRAGFLDLVGRGDPLVRDALETVLDRDDFVLSLPDAGPGGPSARSASAPIETDPAIVTGLIERSQASIAALERDIGTKTGPALFDFLLEAFEEHKRVLGDPLSLQAIMAGMEATWWLNDKLREWLGEKNAADTLTLSAPDNVTSEMGLALLDVADVIRPHPEVVALLQGVGAEDEGFLDELAKLAGGTEARDAIETYLDRYGMRCVGEIDITRPRWRERPTMLVPVILDNVRNFEPGAAERRFEEGRRKALEKERDVLSRLRALPDGDRKADEAKRMIDRVRTFIGYREYPKYGIAGRYFVYKQALLEEAERLVQAGVLPEEEDIFYLTFQELHDVVRSNQVDDRLIQQRKDAFRSYHALTPPRVLTSDGEAVTGAYRRDDVPAGALIGLPVSAGTIEGRARVILDMAEADLETGDILVTTFTDPSWSPLFVGIAGLVTEVGGLMTHGAVIAREYGLPAVVGVEQATRLVRDGQRIRVHGTDGYVEILP, from the coding sequence ATGATCGAGCGGTACGTGTTGGATCTTCAAGACGTTGACGAGACGCAGGTCGCGGTCGTCGGCGGCAAGGGCGCGCACCTGGGCGGGCTGTCGCGGATCGAGGGCATCCGCGTGCCGGGTGGCTTTTGCGTGACGACGGACGCCTTCCGGCGGATCATGGCGGAATCGCCGTCACTCGACGATCGGCTCGATCAGCTGTCGCGCTCGAACCCGGACGACCGGGAGGCGATCCGCACGCTCAGCGCGCAGATTCGCCGGACCATCGAAGGCATCGCCATCCCGGCCGATCTCGCGGCGGCGATCACCCGCGCTCTCGCCCGGCTCGGCGAGCAAGCCGCCTACGCCGTCCGATCCAGCGCGACGGCAGAGGACCTGCCGACGGCCTCCTTCGCCGGCCAGCAGGACACGTATTTGAACGTCGTGGGGCCGACGGCGATCCTCCAGCACGTCAGCCGGTGCTGGGCCTCGCTGTTCACCGAGCGGGCCGTGACCTACCGCCAGCGGAACGGCATCGACCACCGTACGGTCCGCATGGCCGTGGTCGTGCAGCAGATGGTCGTCCCGCACGCGGCCGGCATCCTGTTCACGGCCGACCCCGTCACGGGCAACCGGAAGGTCGCCACCGTGGACGCCGGCTTCGGCCTCGGCGAAGCCCTGGTCTCCGGCCTGGTGAACCCGGACGTCTTCAAGGTGCGACACGGTGAAGTCGTCGCCAAGGCGATCGCCGCCGAACAGCGTGCCGTTCACGCCCTGCCGGCCGGCGGTACGGGGGAAGTGGCGATCGACTCGCAGCGGCAGGAGCAGCCGGCGCTGACGGATGCGCAGGTCGTGCGGCTCGTGCGGCTCGGGCGGCGGATCGAAGCGCACTTCGGCCGCCCGCAGGACATCGAATGGTGCCTGGTCGACGATGGCTTCCAGATCGTCCAGAGCCGGCCGATCACGACGCTGTTCCCCATCCCCGAGACCGGCGACCAGGAGAACCACGTCTACGTCTCCGTCGGTCATCAGCAGATGATGACCGACCCCATGAAGCCCTTGGGGATCTCCGTATGGCAGCTGACGGCCATGGCGCCGATGCACGAGGCCGGCGGGAGGCTGTTCGTCGACGTCACCCGGCGCCTGGCCTCGCCCGCGAGCCGCGCCGGCTTCCTGGACCTCGTGGGCAGAGGCGATCCGCTGGTCAGGGACGCTCTGGAGACAGTCCTCGACCGCGACGATTTCGTCCTGTCGCTCCCGGACGCGGGTCCCGGCGGGCCGTCGGCCAGGAGTGCGTCCGCTCCGATCGAGACCGATCCGGCCATCGTCACCGGGCTGATCGAGCGCAGCCAGGCGTCCATCGCCGCCCTGGAGCGCGACATCGGGACGAAGACCGGACCGGCGCTGTTCGACTTCCTGCTGGAGGCCTTCGAGGAGCACAAGCGAGTCCTCGGTGATCCGCTGAGCCTTCAGGCGATCATGGCGGGGATGGAGGCCACGTGGTGGCTCAACGACAAGCTGCGGGAGTGGCTGGGCGAGAAGAACGCGGCTGACACGCTCACGCTGTCCGCCCCCGACAACGTCACCTCCGAGATGGGACTGGCGCTGCTCGATGTCGCGGACGTGATCCGTCCCCATCCCGAGGTGGTGGCGCTCCTACAGGGCGTGGGTGCCGAGGACGAGGGCTTCCTGGACGAGCTGGCGAAGCTCGCGGGCGGGACCGAAGCGCGCGATGCCATCGAGACTTACCTCGACCGGTACGGCATGCGCTGCGTCGGCGAGATCGACATCACGAGGCCACGGTGGCGCGAGCGCCCCACCATGCTCGTGCCCGTGATCCTCGACAACGTCAGGAACTTCGAGCCGGGCGCCGCCGAGCGGCGCTTCGAGGAGGGCCGGCGGAAGGCGCTGGAGAAGGAACGGGACGTGCTGTCACGCTTACGGGCCCTGCCGGACGGGGACCGGAAAGCCGACGAGGCCAAGCGGATGATCGACCGGGTCAGAACCTTCATCGGGTACCGGGAGTACCCGAAGTACGGCATCGCCGGCCGCTACTTCGTCTACAAGCAGGCCCTGCTGGAGGAGGCCGAGCGCCTCGTGCAGGCAGGCGTGCTTCCTGAGGAGGAGGACATCTTCTACCTCACGTTCCAGGAACTCCACGACGTCGTGCGCTCCAACCAGGTGGATGACCGGCTCATCCAGCAGCGCAAGGACGCGTTCCGGTCGTACCACGCGCTCACACCGCCCCGGGTGCTCACATCGGATGGAGAGGCCGTCACCGGGGCGTACCGACGCGACGACGTGCCGGCCGGCGCCCTGATCGGCCTACCGGTCTCCGCCGGGACCATCGAGGGAAGGGCCCGCGTCATCCTTGACATGGCGGAGGCCGATCTCGAAACGGGCGACATCCTGGTCACGACCTTCACGGACCCCAGCTGGTCGCCGCTGTTCGTCGGAATCGCGGGCCTGGTGACGGAGGTGGGTGGCCTGATGACCCATGGCGCGGTGATCGCCCGGGAGTACGGCTTGCCGGCCGTCGTGGGCGTGGAGCAGGCCACCCGGCTGGTCCGGGACGGGCAGCGGATCCGCGTGCACGGAACCGACGGGTACGTCGAGATCCTGCCTTGA
- a CDS encoding HAMP domain-containing sensor histidine kinase: MTRRLLLSYLSLAVLVLLCLEIPLGFVYSRGERERVVNAATDEAESVSAYAALSLAAGRAEQDLPGRVVHCAARIGGKVVVVDASGAPLATSHPLTAEASRALASRPGIAAALRGTATADARTSTIGGVQYLAVAAPVGHGARPEGAVWLTVPTQTVHERVHHIWMLLALGGLGVLTAVTFVAFAIARWTGRPIRELERATHELAEGGRAAPVTITKGPPEVRALAAAFNRTAARLAHLLASQRAFAGEASHQLKTPLAALRLRLENLEPNVTTRGRPSLTAAVTETDRLARMVEALLAMARLEEDAATPTPLDVGAICAERHHTWLPLFDEQDVSLVLFAGSVGPVLALPGSIEQILDNLLSNALRASPPATTVTIELRLHAQPRRALRDARPCWVDLHVTDEGPGMTPDQRARAFDRFWRAPGAPKGGTGLGLALVQRLAHASGGEAILRPAATGGLDAVVRLRSAEPPTPGHPPVGRPGTRRREAPALPA; this comes from the coding sequence ATGACCCGCCGCCTCCTGCTCAGCTATCTCAGCTTGGCCGTGCTCGTGCTGCTCTGCCTGGAGATCCCGCTGGGTTTCGTCTACTCGCGCGGCGAACGGGAGCGGGTGGTCAACGCGGCGACGGACGAGGCCGAGTCCGTCTCCGCGTACGCCGCGCTGTCGCTCGCCGCGGGCCGCGCCGAGCAGGACCTGCCCGGGCGGGTGGTCCACTGCGCCGCACGCATCGGCGGCAAGGTCGTCGTCGTGGACGCCTCCGGCGCACCGCTCGCCACCTCGCACCCGCTGACCGCCGAGGCGTCCCGCGCGCTGGCTTCCCGCCCGGGCATCGCGGCGGCGCTCCGGGGCACCGCCACGGCGGACGCCCGTACGTCCACCATCGGCGGGGTGCAGTACCTTGCGGTCGCGGCGCCGGTCGGCCACGGCGCCCGCCCGGAAGGAGCCGTATGGCTCACGGTCCCGACGCAGACGGTGCACGAACGCGTCCACCACATATGGATGCTGCTCGCCCTCGGCGGACTCGGCGTCCTCACCGCGGTCACGTTCGTCGCCTTCGCCATCGCCCGCTGGACCGGCCGCCCCATCCGCGAACTGGAGAGGGCGACCCACGAGTTGGCGGAGGGCGGCCGGGCCGCCCCGGTGACGATCACGAAGGGCCCGCCCGAAGTCCGCGCCCTGGCCGCCGCGTTCAACCGCACCGCCGCACGTCTCGCCCATCTCCTCGCCTCCCAGCGGGCGTTCGCGGGCGAGGCCTCGCACCAGCTCAAGACGCCCCTCGCGGCACTGCGGCTGCGCCTGGAGAACCTGGAGCCGAACGTCACCACCCGCGGCCGGCCCAGCCTCACCGCCGCCGTGACCGAGACGGACCGCCTCGCCCGCATGGTCGAGGCCCTGCTGGCGATGGCCCGCCTGGAGGAGGACGCGGCCACCCCCACCCCGCTCGACGTGGGCGCGATCTGCGCGGAACGCCACCACACCTGGCTGCCGCTCTTCGACGAACAGGACGTCTCCCTCGTCCTCTTCGCCGGCAGCGTGGGCCCGGTCCTGGCACTCCCCGGATCCATCGAGCAGATCCTGGACAACCTGCTCTCGAACGCCCTGCGCGCCTCCCCACCCGCCACCACCGTCACCATCGAACTGCGCCTCCACGCCCAGCCCCGCCGCGCACTGCGCGACGCCCGCCCCTGCTGGGTCGACCTCCACGTCACCGACGAGGGCCCGGGCATGACACCGGACCAGCGCGCCCGCGCCTTCGACCGCTTCTGGCGCGCCCCCGGCGCCCCCAAGGGCGGTACGGGCCTCGGGCTCGCGCTCGTCCAACGCCTGGCCCACGCGAGCGGCGGCGAGGCGATCCTGCGTCCGGCGGCCACGGGCGGGCTGGACGCGGTGGTCCGCCTGCGCTCGGCCGAGCCGCCCACGCCCGGCCACCCTCCGGTCGGCAGACCGGGCACGCGGCGTCGGGAGGCCCCGGCACTGCCGGCCTGA
- a CDS encoding NUDIX hydrolase, with product MERVLPRDEWVKTLPQAIVGACVLLLDHEDRILLLRYAEGQPSAGTWGLPGGMLDHGEDPLSAARRELHEETGIVLDHPPRFLGYDHRADVKGTGPAIDFFFYGGTLAAGQRISHSPEHDKDGLFTLNELHTVPLTSHPSALTALHTAARSGTVVCLREGQPL from the coding sequence GTGGAGCGAGTACTGCCCCGCGACGAGTGGGTCAAGACCCTTCCGCAGGCCATCGTCGGGGCCTGCGTGCTGCTCCTCGACCACGAGGACCGGATTCTGCTGCTCCGCTACGCCGAGGGCCAGCCGAGCGCCGGAACCTGGGGGCTGCCCGGCGGAATGCTCGACCACGGCGAGGACCCGCTCAGCGCCGCGCGACGCGAACTGCACGAGGAGACCGGAATCGTCCTCGACCACCCTCCCCGCTTCCTCGGCTACGACCACCGCGCCGACGTGAAGGGAACGGGCCCGGCGATCGACTTCTTCTTCTACGGCGGCACCCTCGCAGCCGGTCAGCGCATCAGTCACAGCCCGGAACACGACAAGGACGGCCTCTTCACCCTGAACGAGCTGCACACCGTACCCCTCACGTCCCACCCATCGGCACTCACCGCCCTGCACACCGCCGCCCGCTCCGGAACCGTCGTATGCCTGCGCGAAGGACAGCCCCTGTGA